One stretch of Passer domesticus isolate bPasDom1 chromosome 2, bPasDom1.hap1, whole genome shotgun sequence DNA includes these proteins:
- the LOC135295098 gene encoding cytochrome c oxidase assembly factor 4 homolog, mitochondrial: protein MARAGHGGSRAAAAARGEAEEEEGEDPLDARIARSGCLQQHRELQECMAERRDWRRCQEPLRAFGACMARRQRRQRGPGPELEPPD, encoded by the coding sequence ATGGCGCGGGCCGGGCACGGCGGgagccgggcggcggcggcggcgcggggcgaggcggaggaggaggagggcgagGACCCGCTGGACGCCCGGATCGCGCGGAgcggctgcctgcagcagcaccgggagctgcaggagtgcATGGCGGAGCGGCGGGACTGGCGGCGCTGCCAGGAACCGCTGCGCGCCTTCGGGGCCTGCATggcgcggcggcagcggcggcagcgcgggcccggccccgaGCTGGAGCCCCCGGACTGA